The following coding sequences lie in one Metallumcola ferriviriculae genomic window:
- a CDS encoding D-alanine--D-alanine ligase family protein, with protein MNEILFLYNWVPLTQKRGAYAECAGTNTVNDIKKALHALGHYVICVNLLNQEQLERLVNYHHIGRAFVIAEGYLDFPESLYDGSGAASIRRVLQSMGVVSTHSAAEVMELCRNKDLTYKVLQEAELPIPRHVCFNLADNNIAEQIATAQWQVNYPMFVKPTGGGNSIGIDEKSVINNAQELRTVLERLVNSYGITHALAESYLPGQEFTVGVMGHQEKYVLPILGFPANFPVRSNAVKKIEAEQRDKFQILYPTDSRYARLQHLALKTFEALGAKGVIRIDMKEDIDGNPYIIDVNGTPSLSAKGSLAFMSEHNGMTFRDLIGSVLKEQPLYQGVVEEDVLIV; from the coding sequence ATGAACGAAATACTTTTTCTTTATAACTGGGTCCCATTAACACAAAAAAGAGGGGCTTATGCCGAATGTGCCGGCACCAACACGGTGAATGACATTAAAAAGGCACTGCATGCTTTAGGTCACTATGTAATTTGCGTTAATTTATTAAACCAAGAGCAATTAGAGCGATTGGTCAATTATCATCATATCGGTCGGGCATTTGTTATTGCCGAAGGATACCTGGATTTTCCCGAGAGTTTGTACGACGGCAGCGGCGCCGCCTCTATTCGTCGGGTTTTGCAAAGTATGGGCGTGGTCAGCACCCATTCGGCAGCGGAAGTTATGGAACTGTGCCGTAACAAAGACTTGACCTATAAAGTCTTGCAGGAAGCCGAACTGCCCATACCACGTCATGTATGCTTTAACTTGGCAGACAATAATATCGCCGAACAAATTGCCACCGCCCAGTGGCAGGTCAATTATCCAATGTTCGTCAAGCCTACCGGCGGCGGTAACAGTATCGGTATTGATGAGAAATCGGTAATAAATAATGCGCAAGAACTCCGCACTGTGCTGGAAAGACTGGTTAACAGCTATGGCATTACCCATGCACTGGCAGAAAGTTATCTGCCCGGGCAGGAATTTACCGTAGGCGTCATGGGCCATCAGGAAAAGTATGTCCTGCCAATTTTGGGTTTTCCTGCTAACTTCCCGGTGCGCAGCAATGCTGTAAAGAAGATTGAAGCTGAACAGCGAGATAAGTTTCAAATCCTTTACCCCACTGATAGCCGTTATGCTCGGCTGCAGCATTTGGCGTTAAAAACATTTGAAGCGTTGGGAGCCAAGGGAGTTATCCGTATCGATATGAAGGAAGACATCGATGGTAACCCTTATATCATTGATGTTAACGGTACACCATCCCTCTCTGCCAAAGGCTCTTTGGCCTTTATGTCGGAGCATAACGGAATGACCTTCCGTGATTTGATAGGCAGTGTGCTTAAGGAACAGCCCCTTTATCAGGGTGTAGTGGAAGAGGACGTGCTGATAGTTTGA
- a CDS encoding M23 family metallopeptidase yields the protein MGRKYRNRRLMAVASMLVMVITFFWYQSAVQAYEIVVDGKPVAQVKEREEFLTALEEYKEQLSKQSGYPVKEIGKIEVRESKLDKQRLENDINKVIVKSVKLGTPGYRFKVDGKSLFAVRDKEKMEQLLEEYKSQYLTGIDENAEIKSTDFKQKVEIEEALVRPAEIWQWDRIKELIYEKEREARIVEVDKGDNLWLIARRYDMGLDELEMLNPDIDPEKVFPGDKLVVKPFDPKFDVVVTLENTISEPVPFETEYRKDDSLYRRQKIVVKPGVEGKQNVTYDIAMLNGLESTMNVVNTQVLEEPVTRIVRVGTKQTVSRGGQRNYGVVQGRRVSSGYGWRTHPITGRRSFHDGLDIAARYGTGAFAYAEGKVTFAGWGGGYGRVIYIDHGNGLQTRYAHLSKINVRVGERVDTGEKIGAVGSTGNSTGSHLHFEVRQNGSTRNPWNYL from the coding sequence ATGGGCAGAAAATACCGCAATCGCCGACTGATGGCAGTAGCATCTATGTTGGTGATGGTAATCACATTTTTTTGGTATCAAAGTGCAGTGCAGGCCTACGAAATTGTTGTTGACGGCAAACCTGTGGCCCAGGTGAAAGAACGAGAGGAATTTTTAACTGCTTTGGAAGAATATAAAGAGCAGCTAAGCAAACAATCCGGCTATCCGGTAAAAGAAATAGGTAAAATCGAAGTTCGCGAATCAAAGTTGGACAAGCAGCGCTTGGAAAATGATATCAATAAGGTAATCGTCAAATCTGTAAAATTGGGAACCCCGGGATATCGGTTTAAGGTTGATGGGAAAAGTCTCTTTGCAGTTCGTGATAAGGAAAAGATGGAGCAGCTGCTGGAGGAATATAAAAGCCAATACCTGACGGGAATTGACGAAAATGCAGAAATCAAGTCAACTGATTTTAAGCAGAAGGTGGAAATAGAAGAAGCACTGGTAAGACCGGCTGAAATTTGGCAGTGGGACCGCATTAAAGAATTGATTTATGAGAAAGAACGGGAAGCGCGCATTGTCGAGGTGGACAAGGGAGACAACCTTTGGTTAATCGCCAGGCGTTATGACATGGGTTTGGACGAGCTCGAAATGCTGAACCCGGATATTGACCCTGAGAAGGTATTTCCCGGTGATAAATTGGTGGTGAAACCGTTTGACCCCAAGTTTGATGTGGTGGTTACCCTGGAAAATACGATTTCAGAACCAGTACCTTTTGAGACCGAATATCGTAAAGACGACAGTCTTTACCGGCGTCAAAAGATAGTGGTAAAACCCGGTGTCGAGGGTAAGCAAAACGTGACTTATGATATCGCCATGCTAAACGGCTTGGAATCAACAATGAATGTAGTGAACACGCAGGTTTTAGAGGAACCGGTAACCAGGATTGTCCGGGTAGGCACTAAGCAGACCGTTTCCCGGGGCGGTCAGCGTAATTACGGGGTAGTTCAGGGCCGACGCGTGTCCAGCGGTTACGGTTGGCGGACTCATCCTATTACCGGCCGGCGGAGTTTTCATGATGGTTTAGATATTGCCGCAAGGTATGGTACAGGCGCCTTTGCCTACGCTGAAGGGAAGGTAACCTTTGCCGGCTGGGGCGGTGGTTATGGTAGGGTTATTTATATTGATCACGGTAATGGCCTTCAGACTCGTTATGCTCATCTGTCTAAAATTAATGTTCGAGTTGGGGAACGGGTTGATACAGGGGAGAAAATTGGGGCGGTAGGTTCTACCGGTAACAGTACCGGATCACATCTTCACTTTGAAGTGCGTCAAAACGGCAGTACACGAAACCCGTGGAACTATCTGTAA
- a CDS encoding DUF502 domain-containing protein, which translates to MKRIAKYFINGLITLLPIFLTVFIVAKVFSFSDNLVGQFLRQYGVNMPGLGLLIALAVITLVGFLATSWFSNKIFSWIDSIFSRTPLVKTIYTILKDTISSFTGEKKSFSKMAMINLGNDLKVLGFVTAEDLELFGLSDHVAIYVQQSMQWAGNLVLVPKDRVTLLDIPVEDGMKFLVSAGIAGNGNNKVSNKVKARQ; encoded by the coding sequence ATGAAAAGAATAGCAAAGTATTTTATTAACGGCCTGATTACCCTGCTGCCTATCTTTCTCACCGTTTTTATAGTCGCCAAGGTATTTTCCTTCAGTGACAACCTGGTGGGTCAATTTCTGCGGCAGTATGGCGTAAACATGCCAGGATTAGGTCTACTAATTGCTCTGGCTGTGATTACCCTAGTAGGGTTTTTGGCTACCAGCTGGTTCAGCAATAAAATATTCAGCTGGATCGACAGTATCTTTAGTAGAACACCACTGGTAAAAACCATTTACACTATCTTAAAGGACACCATCTCGTCCTTCACCGGCGAAAAGAAAAGTTTTTCCAAGATGGCCATGATTAATCTAGGTAATGATTTAAAAGTATTGGGTTTTGTCACAGCCGAAGATTTAGAGCTATTTGGCCTTTCGGATCACGTGGCCATTTATGTACAGCAGTCCATGCAGTGGGCAGGTAATCTGGTATTGGTACCAAAAGACCGGGTTACTCTGTTGGACATACCCGTAGAAGACGGCATGAAATTTTTAGTGTCTGCCGGTATCGCAGGTAATGGTAATAATAAAGTCAGTAATAAAGTTAAAGCCCGACAGTGA
- a CDS encoding 4Fe-4S binding protein has product MAVVVDRDECTGCGSCEEVCPTGAIVVKDDDVAAVDADECTDCESCVDECPTGAISGE; this is encoded by the coding sequence ATGGCTGTTGTAGTTGATCGTGATGAATGTACGGGTTGTGGTTCGTGTGAAGAGGTATGTCCGACCGGCGCAATTGTAGTGAAGGATGATGATGTGGCAGCAGTTGATGCCGATGAGTGCACTGATTGTGAAAGTTGTGTGGATGAGTGCCCTACTGGCGCTATTTCCGGCGAATAA
- a CDS encoding spore coat protein — translation MLQDKDMASDALEMTKVHAGELTKAASECSNKQLKQSFIQMRNQMEQNQEQISQIATQKGWYMPAAPADQQEITRVKTFLQQGTAPQQQTNMGQSKTTV, via the coding sequence ATGCTTCAAGATAAAGACATGGCCAGCGATGCTCTGGAAATGACCAAAGTACATGCTGGTGAGTTAACCAAAGCAGCCAGTGAATGCTCCAACAAACAGTTAAAACAGTCTTTTATCCAAATGCGTAACCAGATGGAGCAAAACCAGGAGCAGATCAGCCAGATAGCCACCCAAAAAGGCTGGTACATGCCCGCCGCCCCCGCAGACCAACAGGAAATCACCCGGGTAAAGACTTTCTTACAGCAGGGCACTGCTCCCCAACAACAAACAAATATGGGCCAAAGCAAAACCACAGTCTAA
- a CDS encoding class I adenylate-forming enzyme family protein: MGEVLHKLLERNARKYSDECGVMSLDYGEEWTWAELNSRANGVAAALMRAGLEPGERVALVIPNRPEFLAAFFGILKAGGVVVPVNVRLVKPEIEYIVNDCQAKMLIYDGGLDVIGKEISEDCVALTNVWELSELTNSEALSPSLNISVDDVAEIIYTSGTTGKPKGVVLTHNCAYEVGTMMAYEADIRYQDRMMLLMPLTHSAPLNLFMIGALYAGAVCVVGNFTPQAILDTCQQAKTTHFFGAPVAYLLAMQAKGFAEYDLSSAKCWIYGGAPMGKEALELVRSKFPGKFMSVYGLTESGPNGVALFPDEHDEHGGSIGRRGAVNCEVKVVAESGLTAQAGEEGEIYLKSPSVMLKYHNKPEATEEVLTDGWIKTGDVAKIDQDGYIWVMGRKKDVIISGGVNVYPKEIEDVLAQHPQVADAAVVGVPHDQWGETVMAVIVPKGEAPKPSELQHFCEKNLADFKIPKFFRFDQAIPRNASGKILKHQIKREA; encoded by the coding sequence ATGGGAGAGGTATTGCATAAGCTTTTGGAAAGAAATGCGCGTAAGTACAGTGATGAATGTGGTGTGATGAGTCTGGATTATGGTGAGGAGTGGACATGGGCCGAATTGAACAGCCGGGCCAACGGTGTGGCCGCTGCGCTGATGCGTGCGGGGCTCGAGCCTGGTGAGCGGGTGGCGTTAGTAATCCCCAACCGACCGGAATTTCTGGCCGCTTTCTTTGGCATTCTGAAGGCCGGCGGCGTGGTTGTACCTGTGAATGTACGCCTAGTCAAACCGGAAATTGAGTATATTGTCAATGACTGTCAGGCTAAGATGCTAATTTATGATGGTGGGCTGGATGTCATCGGCAAAGAAATTTCAGAAGATTGTGTCGCGTTGACCAACGTTTGGGAACTGAGCGAACTGACTAATAGTGAAGCCTTAAGTCCCTCGCTAAATATTTCGGTTGATGATGTAGCGGAGATTATTTATACATCCGGAACCACCGGTAAGCCTAAGGGAGTGGTGCTTACCCATAACTGCGCATACGAAGTGGGGACGATGATGGCTTATGAAGCAGATATTCGTTACCAAGACAGAATGATGTTATTAATGCCGCTGACCCATTCAGCACCGCTTAACCTTTTTATGATTGGTGCTTTGTACGCCGGGGCTGTATGTGTGGTGGGCAACTTTACCCCCCAGGCAATCCTAGATACCTGCCAGCAAGCCAAGACTACTCACTTTTTCGGTGCGCCAGTGGCATACTTATTGGCTATGCAGGCGAAAGGATTTGCAGAGTATGACTTATCTAGTGCTAAGTGCTGGATCTACGGTGGGGCACCCATGGGTAAAGAGGCTTTAGAGTTGGTAAGAAGCAAGTTTCCCGGCAAGTTCATGAGTGTTTATGGATTAACAGAAAGTGGACCTAACGGGGTGGCGTTATTTCCTGATGAACATGATGAGCACGGTGGAAGTATTGGGCGGCGCGGCGCGGTAAACTGTGAAGTAAAAGTGGTTGCCGAAAGCGGCTTAACAGCTCAAGCCGGTGAAGAAGGTGAGATTTACTTAAAATCGCCGTCAGTAATGCTTAAATATCATAACAAACCCGAAGCCACCGAGGAAGTGTTGACTGACGGCTGGATAAAGACTGGTGATGTAGCAAAGATTGACCAGGATGGTTATATTTGGGTAATGGGACGTAAAAAAGACGTTATTATTTCCGGCGGGGTAAATGTCTATCCCAAGGAGATTGAGGACGTTTTGGCGCAGCACCCTCAGGTAGCAGATGCGGCGGTTGTCGGGGTACCGCATGACCAGTGGGGAGAAACTGTCATGGCTGTGATAGTACCTAAAGGCGAGGCACCAAAACCCAGCGAATTACAGCATTTTTGTGAGAAAAATTTGGCGGATTTCAAGATACCGAAATTTTTCCGCTTTGACCAAGCTATTCCAAGAAATGCTTCAGGAAAAATTTTAAAACATCAGATAAAAAGAGAGGCTTAG
- a CDS encoding acyl-CoA dehydrogenase family protein, giving the protein MFDFMLSGDQKLLRQEVRDFVRQVPKQLLMDMDEEKIQYPREYIESLAERNLIGLRFPKQLGGRGLSWTEEIIALEEVGILGTSLGCLFSLPSIIGEAIDKFGTSEQQEKYLKRIISGEITVAEGLTEPRGGSDFFGTTTKARREGDHYIIRGQKRFVVGAEGADLFLIYARTNEEVPAHKGISTFLVERGPDVKVEYLYGLMGTRGGGAGRVIFDDVKVPAENLVGQKDGAAGIFYQMMIPERLTSAAGALGMARAALEVAAKYSDRRKAFGQKIRKYEAVSFKVADSITKLDAARAIVHAAAQAVDNGAPAGVARRMVSEAKKFATDSAWEIVNHAMQIMGGIGYTNVYPIERLLRDIRLIMIWTGTNEIMDLIIQSEYYKEMGAAGPATRDVEADAVNADAVEEKVYE; this is encoded by the coding sequence GTGTTTGATTTTATGCTATCCGGGGACCAGAAACTACTAAGGCAGGAGGTACGGGATTTTGTCCGACAAGTGCCTAAGCAGCTGCTAATGGATATGGATGAAGAAAAGATTCAGTACCCCAGAGAATATATTGAAAGTTTGGCAGAAAGGAATTTAATTGGCCTGCGTTTTCCCAAACAATTGGGAGGCAGAGGGTTGAGTTGGACTGAAGAAATTATTGCCTTGGAGGAAGTAGGGATATTAGGTACTTCATTGGGATGCCTCTTTTCTCTTCCCAGCATTATCGGTGAAGCCATCGATAAGTTTGGCACCTCTGAACAGCAGGAAAAGTACTTAAAACGCATCATTTCCGGCGAAATAACAGTGGCCGAGGGTCTTACCGAACCACGAGGCGGCTCTGACTTTTTTGGTACCACTACTAAGGCGCGCAGGGAGGGTGATCATTACATCATTCGCGGGCAGAAGCGATTTGTAGTGGGAGCGGAAGGCGCGGATTTATTTCTAATTTATGCGAGGACAAACGAAGAAGTTCCAGCCCACAAGGGTATCAGCACGTTTCTAGTGGAAAGAGGACCTGATGTAAAGGTGGAATATCTATATGGTCTGATGGGTACCAGAGGAGGAGGTGCCGGCCGGGTGATTTTTGATGACGTTAAGGTACCGGCAGAAAACCTGGTAGGTCAAAAAGATGGTGCCGCGGGAATTTTTTACCAAATGATGATTCCCGAGCGACTGACTAGTGCCGCCGGGGCACTAGGAATGGCTAGGGCTGCGCTGGAAGTGGCGGCCAAGTACAGTGATCGTCGTAAGGCTTTTGGGCAAAAGATTAGAAAGTATGAAGCGGTGAGCTTTAAAGTTGCGGACAGTATTACCAAACTTGATGCAGCTCGAGCAATCGTCCATGCCGCTGCCCAGGCCGTAGATAATGGTGCTCCCGCCGGTGTGGCCCGCCGAATGGTATCTGAGGCGAAAAAGTTCGCGACAGACAGCGCCTGGGAAATTGTCAATCACGCAATGCAAATCATGGGGGGCATCGGCTATACCAATGTATACCCCATTGAGCGCTTGCTTCGTGATATCCGTCTAATCATGATTTGGACCGGTACTAACGAAATTATGGATCTAATCATCCAGAGTGAGTACTATAAAGAAATGGGCGCTGCCGGCCCCGCTACCCGTGATGTGGAAGCCGACGCCGTTAATGCTGACGCCGTAGAGGAAAAGGTATACGAGTAA
- a CDS encoding TetR/AcrR family transcriptional regulator has protein sequence MTKNMSADHRRKQVIDAAICCLVERGYANFSVKDIAEEAGVSTGILYHYFKSKDDIMQEVLKEVFSRTDGAVRDSVGEKLQPDEILGTYLEFVGKLVRRDRLTYIVTMNYLGQVLYNDKMQMAMRRFFKNMRSYSSNTLERVFHENDREVGKKETDAVSAILIGVSLGLGIQSIVDEDNIDLDLCTEILYQAIMEK, from the coding sequence ATGACAAAGAATATGTCCGCTGACCATCGTCGCAAACAGGTAATTGATGCTGCAATTTGCTGTCTGGTTGAAAGAGGTTATGCAAACTTTTCTGTAAAGGATATTGCTGAAGAGGCGGGGGTGAGTACAGGAATTCTATATCATTATTTTAAAAGTAAAGATGACATCATGCAGGAGGTACTCAAGGAAGTTTTCTCTCGTACTGATGGAGCGGTGCGCGATTCAGTGGGTGAAAAGCTTCAACCCGACGAAATACTCGGAACCTATCTGGAGTTTGTAGGAAAATTGGTGCGGCGCGACCGATTGACTTATATTGTTACCATGAACTATTTAGGCCAAGTGTTGTATAACGATAAGATGCAAATGGCGATGAGGCGCTTTTTTAAAAACATGCGCAGTTACAGCAGCAATACGTTAGAACGGGTCTTTCATGAAAACGACAGGGAGGTGGGGAAAAAGGAGACCGATGCAGTATCAGCGATTTTGATAGGTGTTAGTCTCGGTCTAGGCATCCAGTCAATAGTTGATGAAGATAATATTGACCTTGATTTGTGTACGGAAATTCTTTATCAGGCAATTATGGAGAAGTAA
- a CDS encoding DHA2 family efflux MFS transporter permease subunit produces MTAQARTLTNNVEQHWVISMLVIIVGAFMAILDSSIINIAIPTLMHVFEVSTEEVQWVVTIYMLTLGVVVPTSGWLGDKWGYKKLYILSLVTFTIGSILCGLAWNLNVMIAARVIQALGGGMIMPTTMSIIFRIVPKNRLGTAMGFWGMALLVAPALGPTLGGYLVEYLNWRLIFYINVPIGILGFFLCLIVLPEFDSPDPQPFDFIGFLTSSVGLFTLLLAFSKGEAWGWTAQPTVLLFYTSIISLGIFVYNELTIEHPMLELRIFKYGMFTASKVVGMVTMVSMYVGIFYLPLFLQNIRGLGAMETGLLLMPGALVTGLMMPISGRIYDKIGALPLTVAGIIVLSYTTFLLSNLAVGTASTTIIKWVVLRGIGMGLVMMPAQTAGMAVIPQRYVGQASAISNVIQRVSSSFGLTLLTTYLTGRVAFHRTVYSAEINPWSEAVQQLMAKFGSAGEAVGATKQLLMGSLQGIIAQKAFVRGIDELFIMTALFCLIGLIPSLFLKRVK; encoded by the coding sequence ATGACAGCGCAGGCAAGAACTTTAACTAATAATGTGGAGCAGCATTGGGTAATTTCCATGCTCGTTATTATAGTAGGTGCTTTTATGGCAATTCTTGATTCAAGTATTATCAATATTGCTATCCCGACGCTGATGCACGTTTTTGAAGTTAGCACCGAAGAGGTTCAATGGGTGGTAACTATTTATATGCTCACCCTAGGGGTGGTGGTGCCTACCAGCGGCTGGTTGGGAGATAAATGGGGCTACAAAAAGCTTTATATTCTTTCACTGGTTACTTTTACCATAGGGTCGATACTGTGCGGCTTAGCCTGGAATTTAAATGTGATGATAGCGGCCCGGGTAATTCAAGCTTTGGGCGGGGGCATGATTATGCCCACCACTATGTCCATTATCTTTCGTATTGTACCGAAAAACCGCCTGGGCACCGCTATGGGCTTCTGGGGGATGGCGCTGTTGGTGGCACCTGCTCTTGGGCCTACATTGGGCGGTTATCTGGTGGAATACCTTAACTGGCGATTGATTTTCTATATTAATGTTCCTATCGGTATTTTAGGTTTCTTCCTTTGTTTAATCGTCTTACCCGAATTTGATTCACCGGATCCTCAACCCTTTGACTTTATCGGTTTCCTAACTTCATCGGTAGGGCTATTTACCCTGCTGCTGGCATTTTCCAAAGGAGAGGCATGGGGTTGGACCGCGCAGCCGACGGTGCTTTTATTCTATACCAGCATAATAAGCTTAGGGATTTTCGTCTATAACGAACTGACCATCGAGCATCCAATGTTGGAGCTGCGCATTTTTAAATACGGCATGTTTACTGCCAGTAAGGTAGTAGGGATGGTTACCATGGTCAGCATGTATGTGGGGATATTTTACCTGCCGTTATTTCTACAAAATATCCGCGGCCTTGGTGCGATGGAGACGGGGCTGCTGCTTATGCCCGGTGCCCTGGTCACCGGTTTGATGATGCCAATCAGCGGGCGTATTTACGATAAGATAGGGGCGCTGCCACTAACTGTAGCAGGTATTATCGTCCTCAGCTATACCACTTTTCTGTTGAGTAATTTGGCAGTGGGCACCGCTTCTACCACCATTATCAAATGGGTGGTGCTGCGGGGCATAGGCATGGGGCTGGTGATGATGCCGGCGCAAACAGCAGGAATGGCCGTGATACCCCAGCGCTACGTGGGCCAGGCATCCGCTATTAGTAACGTCATTCAGCGGGTGAGCAGTTCCTTTGGTCTAACGCTGCTGACCACATATCTTACCGGCCGGGTGGCCTTTCATCGAACCGTGTACAGTGCGGAAATAAACCCATGGTCTGAGGCCGTGCAGCAGCTGATGGCAAAGTTCGGCTCTGCCGGTGAAGCAGTAGGTGCTACCAAACAATTATTGATGGGCTCCCTCCAAGGAATAATAGCCCAAAAGGCCTTCGTCCGGGGTATAGATGAACTGTTTATAATGACAGCATTATTCTGCCTTATCGGCTTAATACCATCATTATTTCTAAAACGCGTCAAATAA
- a CDS encoding efflux RND transporter periplasmic adaptor subunit, which yields MAETVMEKTQEIKGKGNGKRMMVIGIILALAVVGGAGIAWYYSYQNSHYIVTENANVTGELINIAPGGSGVINEWLVQTGSKVTENQVIGSIEVTAGGSSVTQLLRAPADGTVIKTDATVGKPVAPGQVLAVLTDMNDLYVEANIKETFINEVAKGQLVEVTFDAADGVVLNGEVQSIGLAATSIFSLLPDTNSGGSFTKVTRVIPVRINLPDDSGVSVLPGMNAKVKVHL from the coding sequence ATGGCTGAGACAGTGATGGAAAAGACGCAGGAAATTAAGGGCAAGGGAAATGGCAAAAGGATGATGGTTATCGGTATTATCCTGGCGCTGGCAGTAGTGGGAGGTGCAGGGATCGCTTGGTATTACAGTTACCAAAACAGCCATTATATTGTTACGGAAAATGCCAACGTAACCGGCGAATTGATAAACATTGCTCCCGGCGGGTCCGGCGTGATTAATGAGTGGCTGGTGCAGACCGGCTCAAAGGTGACGGAAAACCAGGTGATTGGCAGTATCGAAGTAACCGCTGGGGGGAGTAGTGTTACTCAACTCCTTCGGGCTCCGGCCGATGGCACGGTAATTAAGACTGATGCCACTGTCGGTAAACCGGTGGCACCGGGTCAGGTGCTGGCGGTGCTTACGGATATGAATGATCTTTATGTGGAAGCGAATATTAAGGAAACTTTTATTAATGAAGTAGCGAAGGGTCAGCTGGTAGAAGTTACCTTCGATGCAGCTGACGGAGTAGTTTTGAACGGGGAGGTACAGTCCATTGGCCTTGCTGCTACTTCTATATTTTCTTTGCTTCCGGATACTAACAGCGGCGGCAGCTTCACCAAGGTTACTCGGGTCATTCCTGTACGGATAAATTTGCCGGACGATTCTGGCGTGAGCGTGCTTCCGGGCATGAATGCCAAAGTGAAGGTGCATCTCTAA
- a CDS encoding MarR family winged helix-turn-helix transcriptional regulator, whose product MATNQEQLLQMARLISRAHRGLHCLVQPRLEQQGSLTVTEMMVVRLVKEEGSPRASYISDKLGIPPSTMTSILDRLEAKGVVRRVRHVDDRRAVLVQLEDGAAEVKKEFETVLARELSLVFGDISPDKLKEITANLEFITQKLQPKR is encoded by the coding sequence TTGGCTACTAATCAGGAGCAATTGTTGCAAATGGCAAGGTTGATTAGCCGTGCTCACCGGGGGTTACACTGCTTGGTACAGCCTCGGCTGGAACAACAAGGTAGTCTTACGGTTACGGAAATGATGGTAGTGCGATTGGTGAAGGAAGAAGGATCGCCAAGGGCCAGCTACATCAGCGATAAGTTGGGCATCCCCCCTAGCACTATGACCAGCATTTTAGATCGGCTGGAAGCTAAGGGCGTGGTTCGCAGGGTGCGGCACGTTGATGACCGGAGAGCCGTACTGGTACAGTTGGAAGATGGAGCAGCCGAAGTCAAAAAGGAATTTGAAACGGTTTTAGCTCGGGAACTGAGCTTGGTGTTTGGTGATATATCACCGGATAAATTAAAGGAAATAACAGCAAATCTCGAATTTATTACGCAAAAACTTCAACCCAAGAGGTGA